One Parachlamydia sp. AcF125 DNA segment encodes these proteins:
- a CDS encoding glycosyltransferase family 2 protein, which translates to MKQPYYSIVIPLKDEEDNLIPLINEVESVMEKMGHPWELICVEDGSEDKTADILKHLAQEKSYLRVLMFAKNFGQSSAFDAGFKAARGEFVITLDGDRQNDPHDIPLLLEVAQEYDLVCGIRTNRKDTWVKRITSRLANFVRSRLCQDGVQDTGCSLKVYRAACLKQIKMFHGMHRFLPALFHLEGFRITQVPVNHRERTEGKTKYNFFNRSFNTVADMLAVRWMAQRKLNYTIEKELP; encoded by the coding sequence ATGAAACAGCCATATTACTCGATCGTCATTCCATTAAAAGATGAAGAAGACAACCTCATTCCCTTAATAAATGAAGTGGAATCAGTCATGGAAAAAATGGGCCACCCGTGGGAATTGATCTGCGTAGAGGATGGATCGGAAGACAAAACGGCCGATATCTTAAAGCATTTAGCTCAAGAAAAATCCTACCTGCGCGTTTTAATGTTCGCGAAAAATTTTGGACAATCTAGCGCTTTTGATGCTGGCTTTAAAGCTGCCAGAGGAGAATTTGTGATCACATTAGATGGAGACCGACAAAATGATCCCCACGATATCCCTCTGCTTTTAGAAGTAGCTCAAGAATACGATTTAGTCTGTGGCATCCGCACTAACCGTAAAGACACTTGGGTCAAAAGAATCACCTCTCGCCTAGCCAATTTTGTTCGCAGCCGCCTCTGTCAGGACGGCGTGCAAGATACGGGATGCTCCCTTAAAGTATATCGCGCAGCTTGCCTAAAACAGATTAAGATGTTTCACGGCATGCATCGCTTTTTACCTGCTTTGTTTCACTTAGAGGGCTTCCGCATTACTCAAGTGCCGGTTAATCACCGCGAAAGAACCGAGGGAAAAACTAAATATAATTTCTTCAATCGCTCTTTTAATACGGTTGCAGACATGCTAGCTGTGCGCTGGATGGCACAGCGTAAACTTAACTACACGATTGAGAAAGAGCTTCCATGA
- a CDS encoding lipid-A-disaccharide synthase N-terminal domain-containing protein, which translates to MSGHWREGLYFLGFLPYGLFTWRSLLQWIMSEKEKKSLVTPTFWKLSLAGNLLLLCHAFIQMQYHVCVIQATNAVVSWRNLNLMKPRTDQVAFHTVVGLLILSTFSVTLGFYAQAHLLNAPNWFRIPSSPWHQGEETSFFWHFLGTIGLFLFASRFWIQWWCAEKQKKSYLGPLFWWLSAIGECLSLLYFLRIFDPVHFIAPAFGLIPAIRNLMLIAQAKKPLQVK; encoded by the coding sequence ATGAGTGGCCATTGGCGTGAGGGATTATATTTTTTAGGCTTTCTCCCCTACGGGTTATTTACGTGGCGCTCTCTTTTACAATGGATAATGAGCGAGAAAGAAAAGAAAAGCCTGGTTACCCCCACTTTTTGGAAGCTTTCATTAGCAGGCAATCTTCTTCTCTTATGCCATGCTTTTATTCAAATGCAGTATCATGTGTGTGTAATCCAAGCCACAAATGCTGTCGTTTCTTGGCGCAATTTAAATTTGATGAAACCGCGAACAGATCAGGTCGCTTTCCACACTGTAGTTGGGCTGCTTATTTTAAGCACTTTTAGCGTGACCTTAGGCTTTTACGCCCAAGCCCATTTGCTCAATGCCCCAAATTGGTTTCGCATCCCTTCTTCTCCCTGGCATCAAGGGGAAGAAACCAGCTTCTTTTGGCATTTTTTAGGAACGATCGGCCTCTTTCTGTTCGCCAGCCGCTTTTGGATCCAATGGTGGTGTGCCGAAAAGCAAAAAAAAAGTTATCTAGGGCCCTTGTTTTGGTGGTTAAGTGCGATAGGGGAATGTTTAAGCCTCCTATACTTTTTGCGCATTTTTGATCCTGTCCACTTTATTGCTCCAGCCTTTGGCCTCATCCCAGCAATCCGCAATTTAATGTTGATTGCACAAGCAAAAAAACCTTTACAGGTAAAGTAG